The nucleotide window CAGGCAGAGACCACCAAACCCGTTTCTCACAGCTGCTACCGTTTTGGAAGACACGCTATGGCCTGTAGAATCTTCTTCCTTGGACCCTGCATATGAATCAATGGTACCAAAAGTTCAAAACAATCTGCTAAAAGAAGAGTCATCAATATTAATTGTTTTAGATCGATATAGAAAGGAAAGTACCATTGGTATGATGAGATCTTTTAGATCACTTTCTTTCATCTGCTTTATCGTCGTCATGTCCACCTGTTGTCAATATTAGTCAAGCTCAGATAACAAGTTAATCATCATTTTTCATAGCATCTGTATGTAATTGTATCTACTGCATATTGAAATGCCACAACATGAAAAGCACAAAACTAGCGTAAAAGCCACTTACTTCCTCTCTCTTAAAGGCAAGGAAGTATTTTCCAAGTCCAAGTGAATTTAGAAAGCTCTCTACTGTTAGAGGCTCTTCCATCTGTTTATAGAACCAAGCAAAGATATACATGACATATTATAACCACGTGGATTTGGAGCATAATGCAGAGGGTAAATGTTAAGGAGACTCGCACAGTGTACAGAAAGAAAAGATCTTACAGGGAAGGGACTGTTCTGCATCATACTTTCAAGTGGAGGAAGCTGACTCAAAGGAGGTAATGGATGAGGGTTTGGAACCGGTGGAGGCAACATTGTCCTAGAAAGAGTAATGCCACTTCCTGGTGCTTGATTATTTACTACACCTCTAACTGCATACGGTGATGGTCTAACATCATCAACCATCCTGCTTCGTCCATGGAAATCATCAATGCTCCTTGGTGGAGGAGAACCCCTGGAAGAACCCACGTAGCTGCTTCCAGGATTCCTCGAAGGAGAAAACCCCCGAGAAGAACCCATGTAGCTGCTTCCCATGTTTCTAGTTGGGGACAGAGCTCTAGAGCCACTACTGAAGCTTCTGGGGTTCCTTGGCGGTGATATATCCCTTGGAGTGCTGCTAATCATCCTTCCAGTCGTTCTTGGAGGAGGTGATAGATCCCTTGGATGGCCAAACATTCTTCCATCATTTCTCGGCGGTGATAGACCCCTGGAACCACCAGTGAAGCTTCTGGTGTTCCTGGATGGTGAAAGAGCCCTTGGAGTGCCACTGATACTTCCAGCGTTTCTTGGCGGCGACATATCCCTTGGATGGCTAAATATTCTTCCAGCACTTCTCGGCGGTGATAGATCCCTATGATGGCCAATCATCCTTCCACCACTTCTTGGTGGCGGCGATACATTCCTTGGATGGCTAATCATTCTTCCAGAACTTCTTGGCGGTGATGAACCCCTAGAACCACCAATGAAGCTTCTGGTGCTCCTCGGCGGTGAAAGAGATCTTCGAGTGCCACTGATACTTCCACCATTTCTTGGTGGCGATCGGCCCCTGGAAGCACTCATAAGCCTCTCTGGAGATCTCCGTCGTATATCATCCCGGGCCCATGGAGAATACGCACTGCTTGATGAAAGCATCTGAGAGGGACCACGAGCAGTTCTTGATTGAGGCAACGGGTCATCCCTCGGGTCAGCCATACGAGGTCGAGCATCAAGGCTACGAGGAAGCTGCTCACTCTTGGACTTGGAGAGCAGCATTTCACGAAGATCGATAGTGCTGCCTTCCTCGCTCTGAGTTCGCCTCTGTGCATTTTTTTGCAACAGTTTGAAACGTAGATCATGTTGACTGATCTGCAAATCTTAGTAACATAAGAGTGGTGGGTCAGAAAATCAGCAAAGATGCAAGTGGTGTATCCAGTAATTCAGATATTAATACCATTTCCACTGAAACTTGCTTCCCCTCTTTGCCTAcacaaaacaaagaagagaaaacaCCGTATCTATTCTCAGTGATTGcataaaatccaaaaaaaacacaaagcaTAACCCATCTTTCCCAACCCCATGAATCCAAACAAAGGGCCTAACTTTCATCAACAACAAGTTAAGAAGCTCCTTAGATTCAATACACACATAAGAAGGAAAAAGGAAATACCTTTTACTGACCGCATCACTTCCGTAAGAAGAACTATCAAACTGATTCCCTAGTCTTTCTTTGACAGAGCGCTTGGTCCCAACTCTGGGCAGCTCATCTATATCAGTTCCATCTCGACTCACCACCTGCACAAAGATATAAACAATTTTCTACACTCAGCTCGTAAAATTCTACAACTAGCAGATCTTTAAACAATCTATGCAAAGAGTGGAACATGCTCATTTAGCGAAAGCACCAAATCAACTTCTCTCTCACACATTACGAGAGCAAGAGTTTCAACAGGTTCCTTCCTTCTACCAATAAAATTAGCTAGATACCAACTGTGAGATGCGAAGAATAAGAATCGTACCTGGCCACTACGGCCTAGAGTAATAGTGACCCTACTCCGCCGAGAAGCTTCTGACATTTGAGGACGAATCCCTAAGAAAATCAGCTGCAGCCAAACCCAAACAAAACCAAGAGCGAAAACAATCACCTCCTTCAAGCTATATAGAGTCGAATCTACTCAAAATCAGAGATAGAGAGAGTGTGATAATCGAAAGATACGATTACTCAGGGGGTATTACCGGATTACGATGAGATACCGATAAATTTTGCCGGAAAACAAAAATCGGGAAGTTATTCGCTCGCCGGAGACGAAGACGCTCGTGACAGACTCGCCTTGGAAGCTGCGCTGTGCGaacctagagagagagagagagagagagagagagagacctggCTCATTTGGTGGCTTCCCCTTCACACATCAACTTCAATTGTATTTACATGATGGCCCTCGGATTTATACGGTATTTTCACATTTGAACTCTTGTTTTATTTACGATCTATTATGTCCACCTTTTGAATTGATAATAGTACATTTTAATTTTGGGTTTTGATTCCTAAATTTTTAGGTGGACATAACTAAATGAGCTTCCAATAATTCATCATTTAATGAAAAGACACAAATCTGATCCACTATCTGTTTTAGTCTCTGATACACACTTCATGGCAAGAAAGAAATGGCAGGAGACACGCGAAGCTCCTAAAAACCTAACAGCCATCATCAGTTTCATTGACAGAGCTGTCTGGAATCGGATTGACAACTTAGGAGGTGTTGATCTTGATCGTGTGAAATACAATCAAGCTTTTGCTATTTGGTCTGAATCAAAATAAggatctttagtgtttttttcatttttaacgaAAATGTTACATTTATTGTAAAACAGTTTTTTGTATCcgaatataatttaaaattcattcAGAAAAAAGTCACAAATCATTGTGAACTAATTGATGTGATCATTTACTCGAATAATAATGGCTAATACAAATTAGTAGAAATTTTTTTTCAGTTAGCTATTTAAACtactatatataaacatttgaaaaaaaaaactagaaatcATGTATCTCAATTtatgaatttctttttttttggtcaaagcaGTTATATGAACTTCTAATCGATTAATATAACCAttagaacaaacaaacaaaacaggTATTCagtatgatttattttatttatttggtcaTGGTAAGTTGTAACGAGGGAATAAAGAAGAACAATTGGATAGTTTGGATTTCAGTAATGGTCGATGTCAGCTGCCAAAATCAAAACCTGATGTCATACTGATTTCGACGTGCTTCTAATATGTAATTAATTACTAATTGCCATATGATAAAACAAGGGAGACAAAGAATGGATAACACGAAAATCAAACGTTGTTTGGAAGTAGTTTCATCTGAAGCATTATATATGCATGTGTATGTGAAAAATCGTTGTCGGAAACCAAATATGTGTATGCATCTTCCATGCCTATGCTGTGCATACGGATATTGGATCAGGGATCAGTTTGGATCGAATATTGCAGATATATGAAATTTAGTATTGATAATGGCTAACAAATAGAAAGCAACTAGAACTGTTCATGTAGCTATTTACGTATACAAAACTACAATAGACCGTTCAAAGCTTCAAAACTTTCGTTTGAAACCAGAATCATATACATTGCCATTTACGTGcatatatatgattaatttCGAAAATCTTATATGAACAATATTAATTGCTTCAAAGAATCACTTGAAGAAAAACGAAAGAGAGAGGCCAATGTCTTAGTGCATTCAACGTGATTTTAGTATGTAATGAATACTAACCACTAAAGTCTATAGCAAAGAACGTATAACACAAAATAAAATCAACATTGGTAGGACATAAATTTGTATATACAGAAAGTATATGTGAAAAAGAAACCAATGTATGAATACGTGTGTATATATCCCCATCATAAACAAAGAATTAAGATTTTATGTCAACTCAAACTAAATAAAATCGAGTAAATAAAATTCATCTACGGTAACAACCACGAGAACAATCCAACGGTTGACAACAAGAGACTGAAAATCGTCAACCTCGATGAACCGTCGATTCTCCAAGCAGCACCAAAGCTACCAGTATCTCGTTGACGAGTGGTGGTAGACGGTGGCGATGTCCCGTTGAAGTTAGGGTTCGCACCGTACAAGTACTGTATCCCTTCCACGTCATCATTCGTCAAGTCAACTTTACGCTTCCCCGTGGTGATGGTCGGATACATGATCGACTCTTCCACCGAGGAATGTCCTAAACCAAGAAGATGACCAATCTCGTGAACCGCCACCGATTCAAGATCAACCGCCGCCGTAACGGAGAGGAAACTATCGAGGTCCCCGGAGACAACCCAGTTCTCGTCTGCGTCGAGGTGGAACTTCCCGCTCGGAGGAGAGAAAGCGTGAGCTAACGTGCCCAACACGCCGTCAAAAGGCTCGCCGTCGCCGTGATCTCCCGTGTAAAACCCTATGGTGATGTCTGACGTCGTGAAAGACTCGATGTTCGTGAAGTTTAACTCCGTCACCTCGGCCCAGCGTCCGAACGCGCGTGCAAACACCCCCTTGACCTCATCGGTTAATGGGTTTCGCGGGTCGAACGCGTAGGTTAAGTCACGGCGGTCTTTCGGCCACCGTGGCTCCCCCGGGAAGAGGGTATAGTGTTTGACCGTATGCAAACGCGGTATACGTCCCCCGGGGGAGAAGTTGACCTCGAAGGTCTTTCTTCTCCCGTTGTGCATGACCGAGGTACCGTTGACCACGTCGGGGTTTCCGCAACGCGGGATCACGATGTGTTTGATGGTTGGCGCGTCGAGCTCTCCGGTGACGTCAAGCCGGAAGTTCTTTTGGTACAACTCCACGGCCGCTTTGAGGATGTCGTCGAAATCATCGGTGAAGTTTCCAGTGTATGTTTCGGGGATGTAACCAAAACGTTGGAAGTATTTTTTGATGCGGAAGAGACCGTCCACGTTTTGCCCGTGGTGGCAGCCGGTGAAGTTGGAGAAAGCGTTCCAGAAAACGCGTGTGGTGTTACGTAGAGACGGAGGGATGGAGGTGGAGTTGGGGAAGAACCAGGCGGAGACGGGAGAAGCGATTAGGATGAATGATAATAACCCTAGAACGCAAAACCTCATGGTGGTTTTCGGATTA belongs to Brassica rapa cultivar Chiifu-401-42 chromosome A07, CAAS_Brap_v3.01, whole genome shotgun sequence and includes:
- the LOC103830894 gene encoding serine/arginine repetitive matrix protein 1; amino-acid sequence: MSEASRRSRVTITLGRSGQVVSRDGTDIDELPRVGTKRSVKERLGNQFDSSSYGSDAVSKRQRGEASFSGNDLQISQHDLRFKLLQKNAQRRTQSEEGSTIDLREMLLSKSKSEQLPRSLDARPRMADPRDDPLPQSRTARGPSQMLSSSSAYSPWARDDIRRRSPERLMSASRGRSPPRNGGSISGTRRSLSPPRSTRSFIGGSRGSSPPRSSGRMISHPRNVSPPPRSGGRMIGHHRDLSPPRSAGRIFSHPRDMSPPRNAGSISGTPRALSPSRNTRSFTGGSRGLSPPRNDGRMFGHPRDLSPPPRTTGRMISSTPRDISPPRNPRSFSSGSRALSPTRNMGSSYMGSSRGFSPSRNPGSSYVGSSRGSPPPRSIDDFHGRSRMVDDVRPSPYAVRGVVNNQAPGSGITLSRTMLPPPVPNPHPLPPLSQLPPLESMMQNSPFPMEEPLTVESFLNSLGLGKYFLAFKREEVDMTTIKQMKESDLKDLIIPMGPRKKILQAIACLPKR
- the LOC103830895 gene encoding metalloendoproteinase 2-MMP, which encodes MRFCVLGLLSFILIASPVSAWFFPNSTSIPPSLRNTTRVFWNAFSNFTGCHHGQNVDGLFRIKKYFQRFGYIPETYTGNFTDDFDDILKAAVELYQKNFRLDVTGELDAPTIKHIVIPRCGNPDVVNGTSVMHNGRRKTFEVNFSPGGRIPRLHTVKHYTLFPGEPRWPKDRRDLTYAFDPRNPLTDEVKGVFARAFGRWAEVTELNFTNIESFTTSDITIGFYTGDHGDGEPFDGVLGTLAHAFSPPSGKFHLDADENWVVSGDLDSFLSVTAAVDLESVAVHEIGHLLGLGHSSVEESIMYPTITTGKRKVDLTNDDVEGIQYLYGANPNFNGTSPPSTTTRQRDTGSFGAAWRIDGSSRLTIFSLLLSTVGLFSWLLP